A DNA window from Citrobacter tructae contains the following coding sequences:
- a CDS encoding PTS transporter subunit EIIC translates to MMQMFSGASSGAWFEKAQRFGKSFMLPIAVLPAAGLLLGIGGALSNPNTLTAYPFLDVGWLQAIFTIMTSAGSIVFANLSVLFAVGVAVGLAKTDKGTAGLAALLAFLVMNATINALLILNGTLAHENPGAVGQGMTLGIQTLETGVFGGVVIGLVTCALHSRFNKVSLPQFLGFFSGSRFVPIISSLAAIAVGAAMTVVWPHFQKLIFGLGGLVDATGYLGTLLYGFILRMLGPLGLHHIFYLPFWTTALGGSEIVNGQLVEGTQRIFFAQLADPNTQQFYVGTSRFMSGRFITMMFGLLGACLAMYHTAKSENKKAFAGLLLSAALTSFLTGITEPIEFSFLFVAPVLYVIHAFFDGLAFMIAHILHITIGQTFSGGLIDFILFGVLQGEAKTNWMYVPMVGVPWFFLYYFTFRYLINRFGWLTPGRENVTSVETAMPQSERAAAVVSGLGGKENLEEVDCCATRLRVTVKDGSKVNESALKATGARGVIIRGNGVQVIYGPHVTIIKNEVEEILS, encoded by the coding sequence ATGATGCAAATGTTTAGCGGTGCCTCGTCAGGTGCATGGTTTGAAAAGGCGCAGCGGTTCGGTAAATCGTTCATGCTGCCGATTGCGGTATTACCCGCTGCTGGGCTGCTGTTGGGCATTGGTGGTGCACTATCGAACCCCAACACACTGACGGCCTATCCGTTTTTAGATGTCGGCTGGTTGCAGGCTATCTTCACTATCATGACCAGCGCGGGCTCCATTGTGTTTGCCAACCTGTCGGTGCTCTTTGCTGTTGGAGTGGCGGTGGGCCTGGCGAAAACAGATAAAGGCACGGCAGGTCTTGCCGCGTTGCTGGCGTTTTTGGTGATGAATGCCACTATCAACGCCTTGCTGATCCTGAATGGGACGCTGGCGCATGAAAACCCGGGTGCTGTTGGGCAGGGGATGACGCTTGGTATCCAGACGCTGGAAACGGGGGTATTTGGTGGGGTGGTGATTGGTCTTGTCACCTGCGCGCTGCACAGTCGCTTTAATAAAGTCTCGCTGCCGCAGTTTCTTGGCTTCTTTAGCGGCTCGCGCTTTGTACCGATTATTAGCTCGCTTGCGGCGATTGCAGTAGGCGCCGCTATGACGGTGGTCTGGCCCCATTTCCAGAAACTCATTTTTGGACTGGGTGGCCTTGTTGATGCAACGGGTTACCTGGGGACGCTACTGTACGGTTTTATCCTGCGCATGCTTGGCCCACTGGGCTTACACCATATCTTTTATCTGCCGTTCTGGACGACGGCGCTCGGCGGCAGTGAAATCGTTAACGGCCAACTGGTTGAAGGCACGCAGCGTATTTTCTTTGCTCAGCTTGCCGATCCGAACACCCAGCAGTTCTATGTCGGTACTTCACGCTTTATGTCCGGGCGCTTCATTACCATGATGTTCGGCCTGCTCGGGGCATGTCTGGCGATGTACCACACGGCTAAGTCAGAGAACAAAAAGGCGTTTGCCGGTCTGCTGCTGTCAGCTGCCTTGACCTCTTTCCTGACCGGCATCACTGAGCCGATTGAGTTCTCCTTCCTGTTTGTGGCACCCGTCTTGTATGTCATTCACGCCTTCTTCGATGGTCTGGCGTTTATGATTGCCCATATTTTACATATCACTATTGGGCAAACCTTCTCGGGTGGACTCATCGATTTCATTCTCTTTGGTGTGTTGCAAGGCGAAGCGAAAACCAACTGGATGTACGTGCCTATGGTGGGCGTGCCATGGTTCTTCCTGTACTACTTCACCTTCCGCTATTTGATAAATCGCTTTGGCTGGCTGACGCCGGGCCGTGAGAACGTAACATCGGTAGAGACCGCGATGCCTCAAAGCGAACGAGCCGCGGCTGTGGTCTCTGGACTTGGTGGCAAAGAGAATCTGGAAGAGGTGGATTGCTGTGCCACGCGTTTACGCGTGACGGTGAAGGATGGCAGCAAAGTTAATGAATCGGCGCTGAAAGCAACCGGAGCGCGTGGCGTGATTATTCGTGGCAATGGTGTTCAGGTGATCTATGGCCCGCACGTCACCATTATCAAAAATGAAGTTGAAGAGATCTTATCGTAA
- a CDS encoding N-acetylmannosamine-6-phosphate 2-epimerase encodes MKTVLNSLKGKLIVSCQALENEPLHSPFIMSRMALAAAQGGAAGIRANSVADIRAIKESVALPIIGIIKRDYPGSEVFITATMQEVDELMAVEPEIIALDATSRPRPGGQTLEGLVTQIRARYPSVLLMADISSVDEAVTAERLGFDCVGTTLYGYTSETAGHVLADNDCGFLREVLAAVSVPVVAEGNVDTPERAAHCLALGAYTVVVGGAITRPQQITARFVTAIAS; translated from the coding sequence ATGAAAACTGTACTGAATTCGCTGAAAGGTAAGTTAATTGTCTCCTGCCAGGCGCTGGAAAATGAGCCTCTACACAGCCCGTTTATTATGTCACGTATGGCGCTGGCGGCAGCGCAGGGCGGTGCTGCAGGTATCCGTGCGAACAGTGTAGCGGACATACGCGCCATTAAAGAGAGCGTGGCTCTGCCGATCATTGGGATCATCAAACGTGATTACCCGGGTAGCGAAGTGTTTATCACCGCCACCATGCAGGAAGTAGATGAGTTGATGGCCGTTGAGCCGGAGATTATTGCTCTTGATGCCACTTCGCGCCCGCGTCCCGGCGGGCAAACGCTGGAAGGACTGGTCACGCAAATCCGCGCTCGCTACCCATCCGTGCTGTTGATGGCGGATATCTCCAGCGTAGACGAAGCCGTTACCGCCGAACGACTAGGCTTTGACTGCGTGGGAACGACGCTTTATGGTTACACGTCAGAGACAGCCGGGCATGTGCTTGCGGATAACGACTGTGGTTTTTTACGTGAGGTGTTAGCTGCGGTCAGCGTACCGGTGGTGGCGGAGGGGAACGTCGACACCCCTGAACGGGCCGCCCACTGCCTGGCATTGGGCGCATACACCGTGGTGGTGGGAGGCGCTATCACCCGTCCACAACAAATAACGGCACGCTTTGTCACGGCTATCGCATCGTAA